gtcaAACATTAGATTAtgaatttaattcattaattaattaatttatagtaaTGGTTTAGACTCTCCAGAAAAAGTAATGATTTAGGATGTTTTAACCTCTGAAGTTTTGAAATATTGGCTGGTTTGGTGCTTGTCATGGAATTTTAAAAAGGCTAAAATGAGTATTACTTGATGTTGATGTTATTAGTGATAAATATTGACTGATAATTTTGGATACTATAATAATGTTGAGATTTTAGGTATTAAATTAGTTGATGGTTgtagttttatgttatttctcttttttattcattgtgggatcaggaaaaaaaatcatctcttttgttaattttcaaaTCATGAATAATTTGaagtaaattgaaattttaattgtgatattagtttgaaattaaagaaaatagcaTAATAATAACGAAACTAATTGGTGTGTGCAATTCAGTGTTTTGTTTAAAATCGGTGCAGCAGACTCAGTATTACTGTATTTTATTGTGCTgtgttttgtttactttttatgGGAGTTTCCACGTTTATCAGATGAATATTTAAAAGGGAATTTCCTTTTATCTCTGTTAATGAAAGAGCTCTTTTGTATATCTCACTTATCAGACCTGTAAATAAATGACATACTATGCATGAATGGCCTTTAAACCTTTGGAGTTGAAATGTTGGGACTGGTTACAGTTTGTTTCTTGGTTTCTATGAAAATTATTTGCTCTTCACTGCACCTATGTGCCTGgagtctctctctctctgtctttatatatatatatattattggttattctaaatttgatattaaatcattactcttttgtgtttttatgtGGTTTAGATGTGCCACAAACATGGTGTGATGCATAGAGATCTCAAACCTGAGAACTTTTTGTTTGGAAACAAGAAGGAGTCAGCACCTCTGAAAGCAATTGACTTTGGATTGTCGGTTATCTTCAAACCAGGCAATGCTTTGGCTAGTTATTAAATCTCGATGCTGTTGTTGTTTGATCCTCAACATTTTTATGCTGCCATGCCTTTAAAAGAAGCTGAAGTTTGCCTTTTTCTGCAGGTGAAAAGTTTAATGAGATAGTTGGAAGTCCATATTACATGGCTCCTGAAGTATTAAAGCGTAATTATGGCCCTGAAGTAGATATTTGGAGTGCTGGAGTAATTCTTTACATCTTACTCTGTGGTGTCCCACCTTTTTGGGCAGGTTAGTTTTGTATTCTGAATGATGTTTGTGGATTTTTCGAGAGTCTTAGATCTTAAGTAGCTCAAATCCACTTTTTGATCACTTATTTAGGTCACTGTGTGTGGGGGTTCGCCCTTTTgtactaataataaatatttactataGCAATATTAGAAATATAGTTCTTTGCGttggaagaaaaatattatgtcTTTGGTTacaacatagaaaaaaaattatttacttgcAGTGATCttttaacatagaaaaaaaattatctggTGCTCGTATGATATTTTTGATGTATTGTAGGTTTAATATCAGATAAAGGATGGAATTATGAATAGTGTTTCACTTATTTTCCATCGTTTAGTAAAATGTGTGTCATACCATTATTTCTTGCAGAAACTGAACAGGGAGTTGCTCAAGCAATTATTCGGTCTGTTGTTGATTTTAGAAGGGAACCATGGCCCAAGGTTTCTGATAATGCCAAAGACCTTGTGAAGAAGATGCTTGATCCTGACCCAAAGCGCCGGCTTACTGCACAAGAAGTgttaggtatatatatatatatatatatgcatttcTTATTACTGCGGAGGGAGATTAAGTGTAgaattatttggtttttttcCGTATAAGATGGACTACTATGATAAAAAGTTTTTTGACAAAAATGTGAGGATGGTAATGTTGCTTCTTCACTAAATGCAGATCATCCGTGGTTACAGAATGCAAAGAAAGCTCCTAATGTTTCATTGGGAGAAACTGTCAGATCAAAGCTCATGCAATTTTCTGTAATGAACAAGCTTAAGAAAAGAGCTTTGAGGGTAATGTTCTAAACCGTATTTGAATAATCTTATGGGAAATACGCTCCaaaattgtttattaatatATCGATTTATAATTTATCTACTATGCTCTGTTGACTTTCATGTGAACAGGTGATTGCAGAACATTTGTCTTCAGAAGAAGCTGCTGGAATAAAAGAGGGATTCGACCTGATGGATACAGGTAATAATGGCAAAATTAACATTGATGAGCTGCGAGAAGGGTTGAAGAAACTAGGTCACCAAATTCCTGACGGAGATGTACATATACTTATGGAAGTTGTGAGTATTTTTTTCGCTTACTCTGGAATCTTCTCTGTTTGTTCCACAATATGGGTGAAAAAAAAGTGGTTTCTTctcttgtttttcaaaattactttcGTTGTAATATATCAAACTAAGTGAAAACTTTGGATATTATACTGCGTATGGTAATTAGTTCATTCATTCTAACacaaactgttttttttttatttttaagtaggtatatttttaagtaatatacTGTTACAAACAAGCAGAAATTCTCTATCCTTTCGATGCTATTTCCTGTTTTAccttaatggaaaagatgatcTGAGTTTActgttttaaattattgtttttcaatCATACCCTTAGAAAgctttcttcaacttttaatCTTTGGGTGGATGCTGCTTAATACAGGGTGATTCAGACAAAGATGGATATCTAGATTATGGAGAGTTTGTTGCCATATCTATTCATCTGAGAAAGATAGACCATGATGAGCACATTCACAAAGCCTtccaattttttgataataataaaagtggATATATTGAAATTGAAGAGTTACATAATGCCTTAGCTGATGAGGTTGAAA
This genomic interval from Vigna radiata var. radiata cultivar VC1973A chromosome 8, Vradiata_ver6, whole genome shotgun sequence contains the following:
- the LOC106771279 gene encoding calcium-dependent protein kinase 32 is translated as MGNSCVTPVRFRRERRQRKREEAAAKKLVVLKDPTGRDIGLRYELGRELGRGEFGVTYLCRDKETKEEWACKSISKKKLRTAIDIEDVRREVEIMRHLPKHPNIVSLKDTFEDDSAVHLVMELCEGGELFDRIVARGHYTERAAATVVKTIVEVVQMCHKHGVMHRDLKPENFLFGNKKESAPLKAIDFGLSVIFKPGEKFNEIVGSPYYMAPEVLKRNYGPEVDIWSAGVILYILLCGVPPFWAETEQGVAQAIIRSVVDFRREPWPKVSDNAKDLVKKMLDPDPKRRLTAQEVLDHPWLQNAKKAPNVSLGETVRSKLMQFSVMNKLKKRALRVIAEHLSSEEAAGIKEGFDLMDTGNNGKINIDELREGLKKLGHQIPDGDVHILMEVGDSDKDGYLDYGEFVAISIHLRKIDHDEHIHKAFQFFDNNKSGYIEIEELHNALADEVETNIDEVINAIMHDVDTDKDGKISYEEFATMMKAGTDWRKASRQYSRERFSSLSQKLIKDGSLQLNNGGSGL